In Streptomyces venezuelae, the sequence GGCTGCAACGTGCTGGCCGTGGAACCCGGCGTGGTCGTCGCCTACGAGCGCAACGTGACCACCAACACCCACCTGCGCAAGAGCGGTATCGAGGTGATCACCGTTCGAGGCAGCGAACTCGGCCGGGGCCGTGGCGGCCCGCGGTGCATGACCTGTCCCATCGAGCGCGAGGCCGCCTGACCCCCCTCCCGCGCCCCCGCGTCCCCGTCATCCGCCCGCCGCACACACCCCGTACACATCGAGGAGCCCGCCATGCACGACGACCTGCACCAGCGCCCGTTCGTCAAGGAACTCGACTTCACTCCCGAGGAGTTCCGCCACCTGCTGGAACTTTCCGCCTCCATCAAGACGGCCCGCCGCGAGGGACGCGAGGAGCAGCGGCTGCGCGGCAAGAACATCGCCGTCATCTTCGAGAAGACGTCGACGAGGACCCGATGCGCCTTCGAAGTGGCCGCGCACCAGCAGGGCGCGCACGTGACCTACCTCGACCCGGCCGGATCCCAGCTCGGGCACAAGGAGTCCATCAAGGACACCGCACGCGTCCTCGGCCGCTACTACGACGGGATCGAATACCGGGGCAGCGACCAGCGCCTGGTGGAAGAGCTGGCCCAGCACGCCGGCGTTCCGGTCTGGAACGGCCTGACGGACCAGTGGCACCCCACCCAGTCGCTCGCCGACGTGCTCACCATGTGGGAGCACACCGACAAACCGCTGAACCAGGTGTCCTTCGCCTACCTGGGCGACGCCAGGAACAACGTCGGCAACTCCCTGCTGATCGTCGCGGCGATGCTGGGCATGGAC encodes:
- the argF gene encoding ornithine carbamoyltransferase gives rise to the protein MHDDLHQRPFVKELDFTPEEFRHLLELSASIKTARREGREEQRLRGKNIAVIFEKTSTRTRCAFEVAAHQQGAHVTYLDPAGSQLGHKESIKDTARVLGRYYDGIEYRGSDQRLVEELAQHAGVPVWNGLTDQWHPTQSLADVLTMWEHTDKPLNQVSFAYLGDARNNVGNSLLIVAAMLGMDVRMVGPRSLHNSSEVVDHARRAAAVSGARITLTEDVAEGVAGVDFVYTDVWLSMGEPPEMWDERIALLKPYQVTAKTLEATGNPAVKFMHCLPAFHNSDTTVGAKIAARTGMTALEVTEEVFESSRSIVFDQAENRLHTIKAVLVATLGD